A stretch of the Malus sylvestris chromosome 10, drMalSylv7.2, whole genome shotgun sequence genome encodes the following:
- the LOC126586252 gene encoding disease resistance-like protein DSC1 produces the protein MASSTQRAASSLPSALEWQYDVFLSFRGETRSGFTAHLLDKLREQGITRTFFDDKDLEIGRKVSELFPAIEKSRLAIIVISPNYASSKWCLNELVKILECMEKRGAIIPVFYRVEPCNVGDRSGSFGEGFTLLEQECKNDKECENPEVILEQWKAALKKVEKIKGPTSKNREPDVIEEIIEDVRNKVGPLSLEPAEKLVDIESKLKELDVLLELESNDVVLFIGIWGMGGIGKTTLAKACYERIHHKFQARSFHDGVREDSKAHSMAGVQRKLSNSVMKRNIQDWAAGEAASWRNFLLDKKVLIILDDVDDSNHLRELCGKPDWFGKGSRIIITTRDERLLISHGVEKRFKMPELGKVDALKLFNLRAFPRENPPESYKALSDSFVDYASGLPLALEVLGSFLYGRDLDAWSSQLRKLEGDFTLDEKIMKILKTGYEGLDPQGREIFLDIACFFKGEDKDRVFEILDSCGFNPGIDIDVLMEKSLTTISDNRVRMHDLLQKMGQTIVVQQSKQPGGRSRLWLSKDIFHVLKEKTGTPTVEGIVLDLLETKEVECHPEAFSQMVNLRLLKVHNMRLPEGLNRLPNSLRFLEWRGYPLQYLPSGFDPDELVELIMCHSRIEQLWNGKKNFDKLKIIKVSHSKSLTRTPDFEGIQNLERLDFEGCESLVEIHSSIGTLKKLTYLTLKYCKSLKLLPDEIEMEHLEVLVLSGCSSVKKIPNFVEPMEHLRKLSLDGTGIECIPSSLEHLTSLSLLDLRDCKNLKCLPSAIGNLRAIKILDVSGCSNLATLPESIGKLEFVEKINVSGTAIKECPSSIALLKNLKALIFRGMEGPSQQPWLISLLLRLMPGSRHHPISLFLPPISGLCSLMELDLSGHNLCEGAIPNDIGCLSSLVSLNLSGNNFVNLPTSISQLSKLENLCLSRCRKLQHLPVLSSDVGLLQVTADDCTKLEMLECPSNLDRLNSSCFNFINCFGMLEKESYNHITFTMLQRYLKGVPYAGDRYEIVMPGKEIPRWFTRQSMGSEVSVDLTPQWRDNKWMGYALCAVFEVYGSGWELSGVLEVNGKEEYPAPLLSLDVQPVSDHIWLLYVSRGISFGTEWQNSFSQIIFHFKSSGPCLVKSCGTRLVYEGDVEELDEIATQSSSDVVD, from the exons ATGGCATCGAGCACCCAACGAGCCGCTTCATCTCTTCCTTCAGCTCTTGAATGGCAGTATGATGTCTTTTTGAGTTTTAGGGGTGAGACGCGGTCAGGTTTCACCGCCCATCTACTTGATAAATTGCGAGAACAAGGAATTACAAGAACTTTCTTTGATGACAAAGATCTTGAAATAGGAAGGAAAGTTTCTGAACTCTTCCCGGCAATTGAAAAGTCGAGGCTTGCCATCATTGTCATCTCTCCAAACTACGCTTCTTCAAAATGGTGCCTGAACGAACTCGTAAAGATTCTTGAATGCATGGAAAAGAGAGGGGCAATTATACCAGTTTTCTACCGTGTGGAACCCTGCAATGTTGGAGATAGGTCGGGGAGTTTTGGGGAAGGCTTCACTCTACTCGAACAAGAGTGTAAGAATGACAAAGAGTGTGAGAATCCCGAAGTGATTTTGGAACAATGGAAAGCTGCCTTAAAAAAAGTGGAAAAAATCAAAGGGCCTACTTCAAAGAATAG AGAACCAGATGTCATCGAAGAAATTATCGAAGATGTACGGAATAAAGTAGGACCTTTATCATTGGAACCTGCAGAAAAGCTAGTTGACATTGAATCGAAACTGAAGGAACTTGATGTGCTTTTAGAACTAGAGTCAAATGATGTTGTTCTCTTTATAGGAATATGGGGGATGGGTGGGATAGGTAAGACAACCCTTGCCAAAGCATGTTATGAGAGGATTCATCATAAATTTCAAGCCAGAAGCTTTCATGACGGAGTTAGAGAGGATTCTAAGGCACACAGTATGGCCGGTGTACAGAGGAAGCTTTCCAATAGCgttatgaaaagaaatatacAAGACTGGGCTGCCGGGGAAGCTGCCAGTTGGAGAAATTTCTTACTTGATAAAAAGGTTCTCATCATTCTTGATGACGTGGACGATAGTAACCATTTAAGAGAGCTATGTGGAAAACCAGATTGGTTTGGTAAGGGGAGTAGAATCATTATTACGACTAGAGATGAACGCTTGCTAATTTCACATGGTGTAGAAAAACGATTTAAGATGCCGGAGCTGGGTAAAGTTGATGCTCTTAAACTTTTTAACTTGAGAGCCTTCCCTAGAGAGAATCCACCTGAAAGTTATAAGGCTCTGTCTGACAGTTTTGTGGACTATGCCAGTGGCCTTCCATTAGCTCTTGAAGTCTTGGGGTCTTTTTTGTATGGAAGAGATCTAGATGCATGGAGCAGTCAACTGCGTAAACTAGAGGGTGATTTCACATTGGATGAAAAAATTATGAAGATTCTTAAAACAGGTTACGAGGGATTAGATCCGCAAGGGAGAGAGATTTTCCTTGACATCGCATGTTTCTTTAAAGGGGAGGACAAAGATCGAGTATTTGAAATACTTGATAGTTGTGGTTTTAATCCAGGTATTGACATAGATGTCCTTATGGAGAAGTCCCTGACAACAATTTCAGATAACAGGGTGCGGATGCATGATTTGTTACAAAAAATGGGTCAAACAATTGTTGTTCAGCAATCTAAACAGCCTGGTGGACGAAGCAGATTATGGCTTTCTAAGGACATCTTTCATGTTTTGAAGGAAAAAACG GGGACACCAACAGTTGAAGGCATTGTCCTAGACTTGCTTGAAACAAAAGAGGTGGAATGCCATCCTGAAGCTTTTTCTCAGATGGTTAATCTTAGATTGCTCAAAGTCCATAACATGCGCCTTCCTGAAGGCCTCAACCGTCTCCCTAATTCCTTGAGATTTCTTGAATGGAGAGGTTATCCTCTACAATATCTCCCATCAGGATTCGACCCGGATGAGCTTGTTGAACTTATCATGTGTCATAGTAGAATTGAACAGCTCTGGAACGGAAAAAAG AATTTTGACAAGTTGAAAATCATTAAAGTTAGTCATTCCAAAAGTTTGACTAGAACCCCTGATTTTGAAGGGATTCAGAATCTTGAGAGATTAGACTTTGAAGGATGCGAAAGTCTAGTTGAGATTCACTCTTCCATAGGAACTCTCAAAAAGCTTACTTACTTGACTCTTAAATATTGCAAAAGTCTCAAGCTTCTTCCGGATGAGATTGAAATGGAGCACCTTGAAGTTCTTGTTCTTTCTGGCTGCTCAAGCGTTAAAAAGATTCCAAATTTTGTGGAACCTATGGAGCATTTACGGAAGCTTTCTTTAGATGGGACTGGTATTGAATGTATACCTTCATCACTTGAACATCTAACCAGCCTTTCTTTGTTGGACTTGAGagattgcaaaaatctgaaaTGTCTTCCTAGTGCCATTGGAAATTTGAGGGCTATTAAAATTCTTGATGTTTCTGGATGCTCAAATCTTGCCACATTGCCAGAAAGCATCGGGAAATTAGAGTTTGTGgagaagattaatgtaagtGGAACTGCTATAAAAGAATGCCCATCTTCCATTGCCCTTCTGAAAAACCTTAAAGCATTGATTTTTCGTGGAATGGAAGGGCCATCACAACAACCATGGCTTATCTCGCTCCTTTTAAGATTAATGCCAGGGAGCCGTCATCATCCCATCAGTTTGTTCTTGCCTCCTATATCAGGCCTTTGTTCTTTAATGGAATTAGACTTAAGTGGTCACAATCTTTGTGAAGGAGCAATCCCCAATGATATTGGCTGCTTATCATCTTTGGTATCATTGAACTTAAGTGGAAACAATTTTGTTAATCTTCCTACAAGCATTAGTCAACTCTCTAAGCTTGAGAATTTATGCTTGAGTCGTTGCAGGAAGCTTCAACACCTTCCAGTTCTTTCATCAGATGTAGGTTTACTACAAGTAACTGCAGATGATTGTACTAAACTGGAAATGCTGGAATGTCCCTCAAATTTGGACAGATTGAATTCGTCATGCTTCAATTTCATCAATTGCTTTGGAATGCTTGAGAAAGAAAGCTACAATCATATTACATTTACTATGCTCCAAAGATATCTTAag GGAGTCCCTTATGCAGGAGATAGATATGAAATTGTCATGCCTGGAAAGGAAATTCCTAGGTGGTTCACTCGTCAAAGTATGGGATCAGAAGTAAGCGTTGACCTAACTCCGCAATGGCGTGATAACAAGTGGATGGGATATGCTCTGTGCGCTGTCTTTGAAGTTTATGGGAGCGGATGGGAGCTCTCTGGTGTTTTGGAAGTCAATGGAAAGGAAGAGTACCCTGCGCCTCTACTATCTTTGGATGTCCAGCCCGTGTCAGATCATATTTGGCTACTCTATGTGTCTCGTGGTATAAGCTTTGGTACAGAGTGGCAAAACAGTTTCAGTCAGATAATTTTTCATTTCAAAAGCTCAGGCCCCTGCTTGGTGAAGAGTTGCGGCACTCGTTTGGTGTACGAGGGCGATGTGGAAGAGTTGGACGAAATAGCGACCCAATCCAGTAGCGATGTGGTAGATTGA